One Chlorobaculum limnaeum genomic window carries:
- a CDS encoding DUF167 domain-containing protein has protein sequence MSPISQKGDAVCLAVRVQPRSSKSGVAGMHGEQIKICLKSAPVDNAANKECCELLAKALGVPRSSVSVMNGASSRSKVLKAEGLTPSAVREALSSVLGDEAEAGA, from the coding sequence ATGTCGCCAATCAGCCAGAAGGGCGACGCCGTCTGCCTCGCTGTGCGCGTGCAGCCCCGCTCGTCGAAAAGCGGGGTTGCGGGCATGCATGGCGAGCAGATCAAAATCTGCCTCAAATCCGCACCGGTCGATAACGCGGCCAACAAGGAGTGCTGCGAACTGCTCGCCAAGGCGCTCGGCGTACCGCGCTCCAGCGTGTCGGTGATGAACGGCGCAAGCTCCCGCAGCAAGGTGCTGAAGGCCGAGGGCCTCACGCCGTCCGCCGTCCGCGAAGCTCTCTCTTCCGTGCTTGGCGATGAAGCGGAGGCTGGCGCATGA
- the dtd gene encoding D-aminoacyl-tRNA deacylase, producing MRTVVQRVREASVTIGAAVHSAIGAGLLVLAGISRDDTPDDFAWMSRKIPNLRIFEDEEGKMNRSLRDSGGELLVVSQFTLYADASRGNRPGFSESAPPEIAKALFDRFVELIRHEAGRPVETGVFGADMQVSLINDGPVTIILESPKK from the coding sequence ATGAGAACGGTGGTGCAGCGGGTGCGCGAGGCGAGCGTCACCATCGGCGCTGCCGTGCACAGCGCCATCGGCGCGGGGCTGCTCGTGCTGGCCGGAATCTCGCGTGACGACACACCGGACGATTTCGCCTGGATGAGTCGCAAGATTCCAAATCTGCGCATCTTCGAGGACGAGGAGGGGAAGATGAACCGCTCGCTCAGGGATAGTGGCGGCGAACTGCTTGTCGTCTCACAATTCACGCTCTACGCCGACGCCAGCCGTGGCAACCGCCCCGGCTTTTCCGAATCCGCGCCGCCGGAGATCGCCAAAGCGCTGTTCGACCGCTTCGTCGAATTGATCCGCCACGAGGCCGGTCGCCCGGTCGAGACCGGCGTTTTCGGCGCTGATATGCAGGTCTCGCTCATCAACGACGGCCCGGTCACCATCATTCTCGAATCACCGAAAAAGTAG
- the xseA gene encoding exodeoxyribonuclease VII large subunit translates to MTETAQSVGELTRAIKNELESLFPYVRVKGELSNVKLHSSGHVYLTLKDSEAQIPAVIWKSVRARSPLELRDGLEVVAEGRLEVYPPAGRYQLICTALFESGEGEQRLALERLIAKLAKAGWFDAERKKPIPRIPRRIGMITSPTGAVIRDMSDVFARRFPAAELLLYPVQVQGDRAVESIVRALDYFNDPANPKHKPDVLIVARGGGSSEDLHAFNTEAVAEAIYRSKIPVISAIGHETDLSVADMVADLRAGTPSIAAERAAPDREELLRLIDGLRQRQSILMDGMISGAQLQVDSITSSYAFNRPVQMLGQFEERLALTEKELKRAIADKLRDREQQLTAAADRLAMLDTQRVLKRGFALVTQDNRYITSAATLEAGAEIALTFHDGRREARVGG, encoded by the coding sequence ATGACCGAAACCGCACAAAGCGTTGGCGAGCTGACCCGCGCCATCAAGAACGAGCTGGAGAGCCTTTTTCCCTACGTGCGGGTGAAGGGCGAGCTATCGAACGTCAAGCTGCACAGCTCGGGCCACGTCTACCTGACGCTCAAGGACAGCGAGGCGCAGATTCCGGCGGTGATCTGGAAAAGCGTGCGCGCCCGCTCTCCGCTGGAGCTGCGCGACGGCCTCGAAGTGGTCGCCGAGGGGCGCCTGGAGGTCTATCCGCCCGCCGGGCGCTACCAGCTCATCTGCACGGCGCTCTTCGAGAGCGGCGAGGGCGAGCAGCGACTCGCACTCGAACGGCTCATCGCCAAACTCGCCAAGGCGGGGTGGTTTGACGCCGAGCGCAAAAAGCCGATCCCGCGCATTCCGCGACGCATCGGCATGATCACTTCGCCCACCGGCGCGGTGATCCGCGACATGAGCGACGTCTTCGCGCGGCGCTTTCCGGCGGCGGAGCTGCTGCTCTACCCGGTGCAGGTGCAGGGCGATCGGGCCGTCGAGTCGATCGTGCGCGCGCTCGACTACTTCAACGACCCCGCCAATCCGAAGCACAAGCCCGACGTGCTGATCGTGGCGCGAGGCGGCGGCTCGTCGGAAGACCTGCACGCCTTCAACACCGAAGCGGTGGCCGAAGCGATCTACCGCTCGAAAATCCCGGTCATCAGCGCCATCGGCCACGAAACCGACCTTTCGGTGGCCGACATGGTGGCCGACCTCCGCGCTGGAACGCCCTCCATCGCCGCCGAACGCGCCGCACCCGACCGCGAGGAGCTGCTGCGCCTGATCGACGGACTGAGGCAACGGCAATCGATCTTGATGGATGGAATGATTTCGGGAGCGCAACTCCAGGTGGACTCCATCACCAGCAGCTACGCCTTCAACCGCCCGGTGCAGATGCTCGGCCAGTTCGAGGAGCGCCTGGCGCTGACGGAAAAAGAGCTGAAGCGAGCCATCGCCGACAAACTCCGCGACCGCGAGCAGCAGCTCACCGCCGCCGCCGACCGCCTCGCGATGCTCGACACGCAGCGAGTGCTGAAACGCGGCTTCGCGCTGGTAACGCAGGACAACCGCTACATCACCTCAGCCGCGACGCTTGAAGCGGGGGCGGAGATCGCGCTCACGTTCCATGACGGACGGCGCGAGGCGCGGGTTGGGGGGTAG
- a CDS encoding heavy-metal-associated domain-containing protein: MKTEIHVSGMRCSGCEMLVSEALEEMEGVEKASASHQTGVVMVEYDESKADLDSIKKVIEGQGFRVTA; the protein is encoded by the coding sequence ATGAAAACGGAAATACATGTCAGCGGAATGCGCTGTTCCGGCTGCGAAATGCTGGTCAGTGAAGCGCTCGAAGAGATGGAGGGGGTGGAAAAAGCCAGCGCCTCCCACCAGACCGGCGTGGTTATGGTCGAATACGACGAGTCGAAGGCCGATCTCGATTCGATAAAGAAGGTGATCGAGGGGCAGGGATTCAGAGTGACTGCCTGA
- a CDS encoding DUF2442 domain-containing protein, with protein sequence MKHEFVKIIGVDVLDNYYLRVHFDNGTVKEIDLESVLYGELYEPLRDPDFFRQVMVDDEVGTVVWPNGADFDPDLLYTWDEHVKAFASQMRKVEHSCNQ encoded by the coding sequence ATGAAACATGAATTTGTAAAGATCATTGGGGTGGATGTACTCGACAATTATTATTTGCGCGTACATTTCGATAATGGTACGGTAAAGGAAATCGATCTGGAATCCGTTTTGTATGGTGAACTTTATGAACCGCTTCGCGATCCTGATTTTTTCAGACAGGTGATGGTTGACGATGAAGTGGGGACAGTCGTATGGCCAAATGGAGCAGACTTCGACCCTGACTTGCTTTACACGTGGGATGAACATGTCAAGGCTTTTGCATCACAGATGCGCAAAGTCGAACATTCTTGTAATCAATAA
- the kdsB gene encoding 3-deoxy-manno-octulosonate cytidylyltransferase, with protein sequence MNAVIVIPARLSSSRLKEKMLADLEGEPLIVRTWQQATKSRLASRVVVATDSERIFAVLREVGAEVVMTSPDLTCGTDRIAEAAEQVGGDVFVNLQGDEPLIDPATIDLAIAPFFEDGPPPDCTTLVFPLKPEERHIIDDPHVVKAVLDTRGHALYFSRCPIPYRRETVPETKYYRHIGLYAFRADVLKAFVALPPSMLERTESLEQLRLLENGYRIRCIETTTDTPGVNTEEELEEVRRLFRARYGG encoded by the coding sequence ATGAACGCCGTCATCGTCATTCCCGCCCGTCTCAGCTCCAGCCGCCTGAAAGAGAAGATGCTCGCCGACCTCGAAGGCGAGCCGCTCATCGTGCGCACCTGGCAGCAGGCGACGAAATCGCGCCTTGCGAGCCGCGTGGTGGTGGCGACCGACAGCGAGCGCATCTTCGCGGTGCTTCGCGAGGTCGGCGCGGAGGTGGTGATGACCTCGCCCGATCTGACCTGCGGCACTGACCGCATTGCCGAGGCGGCGGAGCAGGTGGGCGGTGACGTGTTCGTCAACCTCCAGGGCGACGAACCGCTGATCGACCCGGCGACCATCGACCTTGCCATTGCGCCATTTTTTGAGGATGGCCCGCCGCCCGACTGCACCACGCTCGTCTTTCCGCTGAAACCGGAGGAAAGGCACATCATCGACGACCCGCACGTCGTCAAGGCGGTGCTCGACACTCGCGGCCACGCGCTCTACTTCTCGCGCTGCCCGATTCCCTACCGCCGCGAAACCGTGCCGGAAACGAAATACTACCGCCACATCGGCCTCTACGCCTTCCGCGCCGACGTGCTCAAAGCGTTCGTCGCGCTTCCCCCCTCGATGCTCGAACGCACCGAATCCCTCGAACAACTCCGCCTCCTCGAAAACGGCTACCGCATCCGCTGTATCGAAACGACGACGGACACGCCAGGGGTGAACACCGAGGAGGAGCTGGAAGAGGTGCGGAGGCTGTTCAGGGCGCGGTATGGGGGGTGA
- the bchY gene encoding chlorophyllide a reductase subunit Y: MENKACNKLHPQSMCPAFGGLRILLRIDGAQVCMAADQGCLYGLTFVSHFYAARRSVVSPELMNVQISGGTMIDDLRRAIEKIAEDPAVRFIPVVSTCVAETAGIAEELLPKRVGNADVLLVRLPAFQIRTHPEAKDVAVSSLVKRFGAFGEPKKGKTLVVLGEIFPVDAMMIGGVLQKIGVESVITLPGADLDDYVQAGRASACAVLHPFYERTAALFESAGVKIVGGNPIGANATGQWIERIGEALDLDPATVKQVADEERQKARQVMAGFESRMHGSVIVAGYEGNELPLVRLLLEAGLDVPYASTSIARTALGEEDHRLLSMLGTEVRYRKYLEEDMEAVLEHKPDLVIGTTSLDSFAKEHGIPAIYYTNNISARPIFFASGAASVLGMIAGLIEKREIYGRMKEYFMPTSA, from the coding sequence ATGGAGAACAAGGCTTGTAACAAACTGCATCCTCAATCGATGTGCCCCGCGTTCGGCGGCCTGCGCATCCTCTTGCGCATCGACGGCGCGCAGGTCTGCATGGCGGCTGACCAAGGCTGCCTCTACGGACTCACCTTCGTGTCGCACTTCTACGCCGCTCGCCGCTCGGTCGTTTCGCCGGAGCTGATGAACGTGCAGATTTCGGGCGGCACGATGATCGACGACTTGCGCCGCGCCATCGAAAAGATCGCCGAAGATCCGGCGGTGCGCTTCATTCCGGTGGTGAGCACCTGCGTCGCCGAGACCGCCGGAATCGCCGAGGAGCTGCTGCCGAAGCGGGTTGGCAACGCCGATGTGCTGCTTGTGCGGCTTCCGGCGTTCCAGATCAGGACGCACCCCGAGGCGAAGGATGTGGCGGTTTCGTCGCTCGTGAAGCGGTTCGGCGCGTTCGGCGAGCCGAAAAAGGGCAAGACGCTCGTGGTGCTTGGCGAAATCTTTCCGGTCGATGCGATGATGATCGGCGGCGTGTTGCAGAAGATCGGCGTCGAGTCGGTCATCACGCTGCCCGGCGCGGATCTCGACGACTACGTGCAGGCCGGACGCGCCTCGGCCTGCGCGGTGCTGCACCCCTTCTACGAGCGCACGGCGGCGCTTTTCGAGTCGGCGGGGGTGAAGATCGTGGGCGGCAATCCCATCGGCGCGAACGCCACCGGCCAGTGGATCGAGCGGATCGGCGAGGCGCTCGACCTCGATCCGGCGACGGTCAAGCAGGTGGCCGACGAAGAGCGCCAGAAGGCGCGGCAGGTGATGGCGGGATTCGAGAGCCGGATGCACGGCTCGGTGATCGTCGCGGGCTACGAGGGCAACGAGCTGCCGCTGGTGCGCCTGTTGCTCGAAGCGGGCCTCGACGTGCCATACGCCTCGACCTCCATCGCCCGCACCGCGCTCGGCGAGGAGGATCACCGTTTGCTCTCGATGCTCGGCACCGAGGTGCGCTACCGCAAATATCTCGAAGAGGACATGGAGGCGGTGCTGGAGCACAAGCCCGACCTGGTGATCGGCACCACCTCGCTCGACAGCTTTGCCAAGGAGCACGGCATCCCGGCGATCTACTACACCAACAACATCTCCGCCCGCCCGATATTCTTCGCCTCTGGCGCAGCCTCGGTACTCGGCATGATCGCCGGATTGATCGAAAAGCGGGAGATTTACGGAAGGATGAAGGAGTATTTCATGCCGACGTCGGCGTGA
- the fic gene encoding protein adenylyltransferase Fic: protein MKNIDKKSLENAYHLFDTDDIAKIEIGTTKGLQQVHFYLFDKLFEYAGEIRTKSISKGSFRFANSLYLKEILVKIEQMPENSFEEIIAKYVEMNIAHPFMEGNGRTMRIWLDMILKNRLKKVVNWQFVDKDLYLQAMERSPVNDLEIRTLLQEYLTSDIDNREIIFKGIEQSYYYEGYKKKMMNKCLLKF from the coding sequence ATGAAAAATATTGATAAAAAAAGTCTGGAGAATGCTTATCACTTGTTTGATACAGACGATATTGCAAAAATTGAAATAGGAACAACGAAAGGATTACAACAAGTCCACTTTTATCTCTTTGATAAACTATTTGAATATGCTGGAGAAATACGCACCAAAAGCATATCAAAAGGCAGTTTCAGATTTGCAAATTCATTGTATCTGAAAGAGATTCTTGTAAAAATCGAACAAATGCCAGAAAACTCATTTGAAGAAATCATTGCCAAATATGTAGAAATGAATATCGCCCATCCATTCATGGAAGGCAATGGCAGAACGATGCGTATCTGGCTGGATATGATTTTAAAAAACAGACTAAAAAAAGTAGTAAACTGGCAATTTGTGGATAAAGACCTGTACTTGCAGGCAATGGAAAGAAGTCCTGTCAATGACCTGGAAATCAGAACACTGCTTCAGGAATATTTAACAAGTGACATAGATAATCGAGAAATCATTTTTAAAGGAATCGAGCAATCCTATTATTATGAAGGGTATAAAAAAAAGATGATGAATAAATGCCTGCTGAAATTTTGA
- a CDS encoding tetratricopeptide repeat protein, whose amino-acid sequence MIRNPKPYRNVVALFRPFLILLCLAGLSACQNKEARINELQQEVWKNPENARGYLNLGKEYARQQRYDDAIQAYRRAIGLEPGLDEAYSALGAAWFDKKDFNAALPWMQKRVEIAPDDSLRQFDLGNVYFQLHRYNDAIASYQKAIDNSYSFQEAYYSMAVCYIKLGKIEEARKIHKWLQSKNNYLAASLERHLQNDVPEKAGK is encoded by the coding sequence ATGATACGAAACCCGAAACCATACCGCAACGTCGTGGCCCTCTTCCGCCCGTTCCTCATTCTGCTTTGCCTTGCCGGTCTTTCGGCCTGCCAGAACAAGGAGGCCCGCATCAATGAGTTGCAGCAGGAGGTATGGAAAAACCCGGAAAATGCGAGAGGCTATCTGAATCTCGGCAAGGAGTACGCCCGCCAGCAGCGTTACGACGACGCCATCCAGGCATACCGTCGTGCTATTGGCCTCGAACCCGGTCTCGACGAGGCCTATTCGGCGCTTGGCGCGGCCTGGTTCGACAAAAAGGATTTCAATGCGGCGCTGCCATGGATGCAGAAACGGGTCGAAATCGCGCCGGATGACTCGCTCCGCCAGTTCGACCTCGGCAACGTCTATTTCCAGCTCCACCGCTACAACGATGCGATAGCCTCGTACCAGAAAGCGATCGACAACAGCTACTCCTTCCAGGAGGCGTACTACTCGATGGCGGTCTGCTACATCAAGCTTGGAAAAATCGAAGAAGCCCGTAAAATCCATAAATGGCTTCAGTCTAAAAACAATTATCTTGCCGCCTCCCTTGAACGGCACCTGCAGAACGATGTGCCTGAAAAGGCTGGAAAATGA
- a CDS encoding DUF1828 domain-containing protein, translated as MTIDINILQDTLCRAMCAEVRIREKSPELLAVHTPFLFPDGDQYQLYIQILPGGLLRLTDMGHTLMHLSYEHDIDKFRDGTRGELFEKIKAHTSVDEREGVLFIDTTPERLAADIFHVGQAITEIFDLTFLKRNRVDSTFYEDLRESIYRIVPSEKVSRDYLYEGMENASDYPIDYKIDGKDEQIFLFGIPNPDKAKTVTIILEHLLRAQAKFDSILVFSDQKSLPRTDLARLSNVGNDMISSLDAESDFRRKLEKKARLN; from the coding sequence ATGACGATAGATATCAACATACTGCAGGATACGCTATGCCGGGCAATGTGCGCCGAGGTTCGGATTCGGGAAAAATCGCCGGAGCTGCTTGCCGTTCATACGCCCTTTCTTTTTCCGGATGGGGATCAGTATCAACTGTACATTCAAATCCTGCCCGGCGGCCTCCTCAGGCTTACCGATATGGGCCACACACTGATGCATCTCAGTTATGAGCACGATATCGACAAGTTCAGGGATGGAACCAGAGGCGAGCTGTTTGAAAAGATCAAGGCGCATACCTCAGTGGACGAACGGGAAGGCGTACTGTTCATCGACACCACTCCGGAACGGCTTGCTGCCGACATTTTTCATGTTGGCCAAGCCATTACCGAAATCTTCGATCTGACCTTTCTGAAAAGGAATCGGGTTGATTCAACGTTTTACGAAGACCTCAGGGAATCGATTTACAGGATTGTTCCATCGGAAAAAGTGAGCAGGGATTATCTGTACGAAGGGATGGAAAATGCATCGGACTATCCGATCGACTACAAAATCGACGGGAAGGACGAGCAGATTTTTCTTTTTGGTATCCCCAATCCCGACAAAGCCAAAACGGTCACCATCATCCTCGAACATCTGCTAAGAGCGCAGGCAAAGTTCGATAGCATTCTGGTTTTTTCCGATCAGAAGTCCTTGCCTCGAACCGATTTGGCTCGTTTATCCAATGTGGGCAATGACATGATCTCATCGCTCGACGCTGAATCCGACTTCCGCCGAAAACTGGAGAAAAAAGCCCGGCTTAACTGA
- a CDS encoding SPOR domain-containing protein, which yields MAADTASDILARLLGIAPDEAQRRLDRFAGGMAAELLDRKRLAIGGLGVFSVVHEQATRQATSAGTRYQPPRNRVAFEARKDRTGDAERIATGRLGMEASEARRFAKALGEMVEAVKKGPGRLELRGFGSLTLVSGALRFQPEASLEALLNIGYGDLKEIVIPEKQPDKQRSPVPERPGGLKKVALFVAVVSILASGWFLYRQFASAGFELPSGSDVARTSAPASVESPSPVTAVAPEKAPSASATSQNGSSSPDSLILQKGRYTVIVATFSTKKVARQEMARLSGGGRRVMIWPVKSGGVRYYRLVTGDFDTRPAALDSMKAMPWEVSRNGYIQQAQKNVVLYGEQGL from the coding sequence ATGGCCGCTGATACTGCATCCGATATTCTCGCCCGGCTTCTCGGCATCGCGCCCGACGAGGCGCAGCGCCGTCTCGACCGCTTTGCCGGAGGCATGGCGGCGGAGCTGCTCGACCGCAAGCGTCTCGCCATCGGGGGGCTGGGCGTTTTTTCCGTGGTGCACGAGCAGGCGACGAGGCAAGCGACTTCCGCAGGCACGCGCTACCAGCCACCGAGAAACCGCGTAGCCTTCGAGGCGCGGAAAGATCGGACGGGCGACGCCGAACGCATCGCGACCGGCAGGCTCGGCATGGAGGCGAGCGAGGCGCGGCGATTCGCCAAAGCGCTCGGCGAGATGGTCGAGGCGGTGAAAAAGGGGCCGGGCAGGCTTGAGCTGCGCGGCTTCGGGTCGTTGACGCTGGTCTCCGGCGCGTTGCGCTTCCAGCCCGAAGCCTCGCTCGAAGCGCTGCTCAACATCGGTTATGGCGACTTGAAGGAGATCGTCATTCCCGAAAAGCAGCCGGATAAGCAGAGGTCGCCGGTTCCGGAGAGGCCGGGAGGATTGAAAAAGGTCGCGCTGTTTGTCGCTGTGGTTTCGATACTTGCAAGCGGCTGGTTTCTCTACCGGCAGTTTGCGTCAGCGGGATTCGAGCTGCCGTCCGGCAGTGACGTCGCGAGGACGAGCGCTCCGGCGTCCGTTGAATCACCATCGCCGGTAACTGCCGTAGCGCCGGAAAAAGCGCCGTCGGCTTCGGCAACTTCGCAAAATGGATCGTCATCGCCGGATTCGCTCATCCTTCAGAAAGGGCGATACACGGTGATCGTGGCGACCTTCAGTACCAAAAAGGTGGCCCGGCAGGAGATGGCGCGGCTTTCCGGGGGCGGACGCAGGGTTATGATCTGGCCGGTAAAGTCCGGCGGTGTACGCTATTACCGGCTCGTCACCGGCGATTTCGACACGCGGCCCGCGGCGCTCGACAGCATGAAGGCGATGCCGTGGGAGGTCTCGCGCAACGGATATATTCAGCAAGCACAAAAAAATGTCGTTTTGTATGGAGAACAAGGCTTGTAA
- a CDS encoding citrate synthase codes for MSDSDQRNSLTIIDNRTGRSYELPIENGTIRTMDLRKIKESEDDFGLLGYDPAFLNTCSCKSTITYIDGDKGILRYRGYPIEQLAEQSSFLETAYLLIKGYLPDKERLAVWTYNIRHHTMTHANLNKFMDGFRYDAHPMGILVGTVGALSTFYPDAKNVGEEESRKLQVRRLIGKMPTLAAMSFRHSLGFPYVLPDNDLSYAGNFLSMMFRMTERSYKPNPVLEHALDVLFILHADHEQNCSTNAVRSVSSSMVDPYSAIAAGCAALYGPLHGGANEAVIHMLRQIGSVDKIPEFIKSVKSGEGRLMGFGHRVYKNYDPRARIIKKIAFDVFEETGRNPLLDIAIELERIALEDDYFIQRKLYPNVDFYSGLIYQAMGFPTEMFPVLFAIGRVPGWLAQWIEHVKDPDQKIARPRQIYLGEECRDYVPLDSRPRKGDDEEKFGICRL; via the coding sequence ATGAGCGATTCAGACCAACGCAATTCGCTGACGATCATCGATAACCGCACCGGCAGATCGTACGAACTCCCGATTGAAAACGGCACCATCCGCACCATGGATCTGCGCAAGATCAAGGAGTCGGAGGATGATTTCGGGCTTCTCGGCTATGATCCCGCCTTCCTGAACACCTGCTCCTGCAAGAGCACGATCACCTATATCGATGGCGACAAGGGAATCCTGCGCTATCGCGGCTATCCGATCGAGCAGCTCGCCGAGCAAAGTTCGTTCCTCGAAACGGCTTACCTGCTCATCAAGGGCTACCTGCCGGACAAGGAGCGACTCGCGGTCTGGACCTACAACATCCGCCACCACACCATGACCCACGCCAACCTGAACAAGTTCATGGACGGCTTCCGCTACGACGCCCATCCGATGGGCATTCTCGTCGGCACGGTGGGCGCGCTTTCGACCTTCTACCCCGACGCCAAGAATGTCGGCGAGGAGGAGTCGCGCAAGCTTCAGGTGCGGCGGCTGATCGGCAAGATGCCGACGCTCGCGGCGATGAGCTTCCGGCACAGTCTCGGTTTTCCCTACGTGCTGCCCGATAACGACCTGAGCTACGCGGGAAATTTCCTCTCGATGATGTTCCGTATGACGGAGCGTAGCTACAAGCCCAATCCGGTGCTCGAACATGCGCTCGACGTGCTCTTCATCCTGCACGCCGACCACGAGCAGAACTGTTCGACCAACGCCGTGCGCTCGGTGAGCAGCTCGATGGTCGATCCCTACTCGGCCATCGCCGCCGGTTGCGCCGCGCTCTACGGCCCGCTGCACGGCGGCGCCAACGAAGCGGTGATCCACATGCTCAGGCAGATTGGCTCCGTCGATAAAATTCCGGAGTTCATCAAGTCGGTCAAGTCGGGCGAGGGACGTCTGATGGGCTTCGGCCACCGCGTCTACAAGAACTACGATCCGCGCGCCAGAATCATCAAGAAGATTGCCTTCGACGTCTTCGAGGAGACCGGCCGCAACCCGCTGCTCGACATCGCCATCGAACTCGAACGGATTGCCCTCGAAGACGATTACTTCATCCAGCGCAAGCTCTACCCGAACGTTGATTTCTACTCGGGCCTCATCTACCAGGCGATGGGATTTCCGACCGAGATGTTCCCGGTGCTGTTCGCTATCGGGCGCGTTCCCGGATGGCTTGCCCAGTGGATCGAGCACGTCAAGGATCCCGATCAGAAGATCGCCCGTCCGCGCCAGATATACCTCGGCGAGGAGTGCCGCGATTACGTGCCGCTCGACAGCCGTCCGAGAAAAGGGGATGACGAGGAGAAGTTCGGCATCTGCCGCCTCTGA
- the gatC gene encoding Asp-tRNA(Asn)/Glu-tRNA(Gln) amidotransferase subunit GatC gives MSVTKENVAYIAELARLKFTDAEQEKMTSELNMILHYIEKLNEVDTEGVAPLSTIHDQINVLREDVEHTPLSNEEALRNAPDKQDRFFKVPKVIG, from the coding sequence ATGTCCGTCACGAAAGAAAACGTCGCTTACATCGCCGAACTCGCCCGCCTGAAGTTCACCGACGCCGAGCAGGAGAAGATGACCAGCGAGCTGAACATGATTCTGCACTACATCGAGAAGCTTAACGAGGTCGATACCGAGGGTGTTGCGCCACTGAGCACCATTCATGACCAGATCAACGTCCTCAGGGAGGATGTCGAGCACACGCCGCTTTCGAACGAGGAGGCGCTGAGAAACGCGCCCGACAAGCAGGATCGCTTCTTCAAGGTGCCAAAGGTTATCGGCTGA